One part of the Acuticoccus sediminis genome encodes these proteins:
- a CDS encoding lysozyme inhibitor LprI family protein: MTRPLALLAALVTAAVAGPALAEEGPSFDCAGVTGEVETLICEDPDLAALDRRLAARYEAALTVVDRLGAGTEEAENELRATQRGWIGGRDDCWKSEDADTCIEDAYLRREAELVARYMLEEPFNTVTWICDGNPANEVVTMFFHTPLESLRFERGDTVDVGTIVRTASGAKYDGSFGRSIWMKGDNAMYREADPDGTEYDCTVAK; this comes from the coding sequence ATGACCCGCCCCCTCGCCCTCCTCGCCGCCCTTGTGACCGCCGCCGTCGCCGGACCGGCACTCGCCGAGGAAGGTCCCTCCTTCGACTGCGCCGGCGTGACCGGCGAGGTCGAGACGTTGATCTGCGAGGACCCCGATCTCGCCGCCCTCGACCGCCGCCTCGCCGCCCGCTACGAGGCCGCCCTCACCGTTGTCGACAGGCTCGGCGCCGGGACGGAGGAGGCGGAGAACGAGCTTCGCGCCACGCAACGCGGCTGGATCGGCGGCCGCGACGACTGCTGGAAGTCGGAGGACGCCGACACCTGCATCGAGGACGCCTACCTCAGGCGCGAGGCCGAGCTCGTCGCCCGCTACATGCTGGAAGAGCCGTTCAATACCGTGACCTGGATCTGCGACGGCAACCCCGCCAACGAGGTGGTGACGATGTTCTTCCACACCCCGCTCGAGAGCCTGCGGTTCGAGCGCGGCGACACCGTGGACGTCGGCACGATCGTGCGCACGGCGTCCGGCGCGAAGTACGATGGAAGCTTCGGCCGCTCCATCTGGATGAAGGGCGACAACGCGATGTACCGCGAGGCCGACCCCGACGGAACGGAATACGACTGCACCGTCGCGAAGTAG
- a CDS encoding ABC transporter permease — protein MMGFYFAQLLTGLANASSLFLIASGLSIIFGVTRVVNFAHGSLYMLGAYIAYTLVTTLPGVVGFWTGVLLAAVATALIGAVIEILILRRIYNSPELFQLVATFGVVLVVQDVALHVWGSEDLLGPRAPLLDRAVRIFGEPIPEYDLALIVIGPVVLGLIWLLFQRTRWGILVRAATQDREMVGALGVNQRFLFTSAFMVGSFLAGLGGALQVPRESVNLLMDLNIIGEAFVVVVIGGMGSVTGAFVAAVIISVANAFGVLVFPQISLILPFLVMAIVLIVRPYGLFGTPASAHGATVPEAPLRALPPAGAALFAVAVVAAAMLPMFDDGFLLVLAIDLLVAMLFAASLHFLMGIGGMVSFGHAAYFGLGAYAAALAVKALGLPMLAAMAFAPVVAALGALVFGWFCVRLSGVYLAMLTLAAAQILWGVTFQWQGVTGGDDGILGVWPARWASDRTVYFYLALVLCGAGILVIRRIAHSPFGYVLRGGRDSAPRAEAIGIDLRTHQWLGFILAGALAGVAGAVFAFSKGSVFPDTLAIGQSVDGLIMVLLGGVQSLLGPLFGAAAFVLIEDWVTRLDYWRAIFGGIILAIVLLAPDGIAGFLGRAVALVRPGRTA, from the coding sequence ATGATGGGCTTCTACTTCGCCCAGCTCCTGACCGGGCTCGCGAACGCGTCTTCGCTTTTCCTCATCGCCTCGGGGCTGTCGATCATCTTCGGCGTGACGCGCGTGGTGAACTTCGCGCACGGCTCGCTCTACATGCTCGGCGCGTACATCGCCTACACGCTGGTGACGACCTTGCCGGGGGTCGTCGGCTTCTGGACCGGCGTCCTCCTCGCCGCCGTCGCGACGGCGCTGATCGGCGCGGTGATCGAGATCCTCATCCTGCGCCGCATCTACAACTCGCCCGAGCTCTTCCAGCTCGTCGCCACCTTCGGCGTCGTCCTGGTGGTGCAGGACGTCGCGCTCCACGTGTGGGGCTCGGAGGACCTCCTCGGCCCCCGCGCGCCGCTCCTCGACCGCGCGGTGCGGATCTTCGGCGAGCCGATCCCCGAGTATGACCTCGCCCTCATCGTCATCGGCCCGGTGGTGCTGGGGCTGATCTGGCTCCTGTTCCAGCGCACACGCTGGGGCATCCTCGTGCGGGCGGCGACGCAGGACCGCGAGATGGTCGGCGCGCTCGGCGTCAACCAGCGCTTCCTGTTCACCTCGGCCTTCATGGTCGGCTCGTTCCTGGCCGGGCTCGGCGGGGCGCTGCAGGTGCCGCGCGAGTCGGTCAACCTCCTCATGGACCTCAACATCATCGGCGAGGCATTCGTCGTCGTCGTGATCGGCGGGATGGGGTCGGTGACCGGCGCGTTCGTCGCCGCCGTCATCATCTCCGTGGCCAACGCCTTCGGGGTGCTGGTCTTCCCGCAGATCTCGCTGATCCTGCCCTTCCTGGTGATGGCGATCGTCCTCATCGTGCGGCCCTACGGCCTCTTCGGGACGCCCGCCTCCGCGCACGGCGCCACCGTGCCGGAGGCGCCGCTGCGGGCCCTCCCGCCCGCCGGCGCCGCGCTCTTCGCGGTCGCCGTGGTGGCGGCCGCGATGCTGCCGATGTTCGACGACGGCTTCCTGCTGGTGCTCGCGATCGACCTCCTCGTCGCGATGCTGTTCGCGGCGAGCCTCCATTTCCTCATGGGGATCGGCGGCATGGTCTCGTTCGGCCACGCGGCCTACTTCGGCCTCGGCGCCTACGCGGCGGCGCTCGCGGTCAAGGCCCTCGGACTGCCGATGCTGGCGGCGATGGCGTTCGCCCCCGTCGTCGCGGCCCTCGGCGCGCTGGTGTTCGGCTGGTTCTGCGTGCGTCTCTCGGGCGTCTACCTCGCGATGCTGACGCTCGCCGCGGCGCAGATCCTGTGGGGCGTCACCTTCCAGTGGCAGGGCGTCACGGGTGGCGACGACGGCATCCTCGGCGTCTGGCCGGCACGATGGGCGTCCGACCGGACCGTCTACTTCTACCTCGCCCTCGTCCTCTGCGGCGCGGGGATCCTCGTCATCCGCCGCATCGCCCACTCCCCGTTCGGCTACGTGCTGCGCGGCGGACGCGACTCGGCGCCGCGGGCGGAGGCGATCGGCATCGACCTGCGCACGCACCAGTGGCTGGGCTTCATCCTCGCCGGCGCGCTCGCGGGCGTCGCGGGCGCGGTGTTCGCCTTCTCGAAGGGCAGCGTCTTTCCCGACACGCTCGCCATCGGGCAGTCGGTGGACGGGCTCATCATGGTGCTGCTGGGCGGCGTGCAGTCCCTCCTCGGCCCGCTCTTCGGCGCCGCGGCCTTCGTCCTGATCGAGGACTGGGTGACCCGGCTCGACTACTGGCGCGCGATCTTCGGCGGCATCATCCTCGCCATCGTGCTCCTCGCCCCTGACGGGATCGCCGGGTTCCTCGGCCGGGCCGTCGCCCTCGTCCGCCCCGGGAGGACGGCATGA
- a CDS encoding ABC transporter substrate-binding protein produces MLTRRASLRAGIAALALTAAPFTPAAFAQDGAPIKIGEINSYTRMAAFTEPYRKGWELALEQINEAGGVKGRPLEVLSRDDTGDPATAIRIADELVNRDHVTLIFGTFLSNIGLAVSDFANQSQTLFIASEPLTDAIIWSKGNRYTYRLRPGTSMQASMLAEQAAKTDAVKWVTIAPNYAYGTDAVEAFKRELTKLKPEVEFVEEQWPALFKIDAGSTVRALEQAKPDGIFNVTFGGDLAKFVREGSLRGLFDDRVVVSLLSGEPEYLEPLGSEAPEGWIVTGYPGFDIDTPEHKAFADAYQAKWGEEPKTGSIVGYNSMMTIKTLLSEAPTLETEALLDTMEGLRVESPTGEFLYRPVDNQATMGAYVGKTGLVDGKPRMVDWHYAPGEDYLPSEADALTLRPDRQ; encoded by the coding sequence ATGCTCACGCGTCGCGCATCCCTACGCGCAGGCATTGCCGCGCTCGCCCTCACCGCAGCTCCGTTCACGCCGGCCGCCTTCGCGCAGGACGGTGCCCCGATCAAGATTGGTGAGATCAATTCCTACACCCGCATGGCGGCCTTCACCGAGCCCTACCGCAAAGGCTGGGAGCTCGCCCTGGAGCAGATCAACGAGGCCGGCGGCGTCAAGGGACGCCCGCTCGAGGTCCTGTCCCGCGACGACACCGGCGATCCGGCGACCGCCATCCGCATCGCCGACGAGCTCGTCAACCGCGACCACGTCACGCTGATCTTCGGCACCTTCCTGTCCAACATCGGCCTCGCGGTGTCGGATTTCGCGAACCAGAGCCAGACGCTGTTCATCGCGTCCGAGCCGCTGACCGACGCGATCATCTGGTCCAAGGGCAACCGCTACACCTATCGCCTCCGTCCCGGCACCTCGATGCAGGCTTCCATGCTCGCCGAGCAGGCCGCCAAGACCGACGCCGTGAAATGGGTGACCATCGCGCCCAACTACGCCTACGGCACCGACGCCGTGGAGGCCTTCAAGCGCGAGCTGACGAAGCTGAAGCCCGAGGTCGAGTTCGTCGAGGAGCAGTGGCCCGCGCTCTTCAAGATCGACGCCGGCTCCACCGTGCGCGCGCTGGAGCAGGCCAAGCCGGACGGCATCTTCAACGTCACCTTCGGCGGCGACCTCGCCAAGTTCGTGCGCGAGGGTTCGCTTCGCGGCCTCTTCGACGACCGCGTCGTCGTCTCGCTGCTGTCGGGCGAGCCTGAATACCTCGAGCCGCTCGGCAGCGAGGCGCCCGAGGGCTGGATCGTCACCGGCTACCCTGGTTTCGACATCGACACGCCCGAGCACAAGGCCTTCGCCGACGCCTATCAGGCCAAGTGGGGCGAGGAGCCGAAGACCGGCTCGATCGTCGGCTACAACTCCATGATGACGATCAAGACGCTCCTTTCCGAGGCGCCGACGCTTGAGACCGAAGCGCTGCTCGACACCATGGAGGGGCTGCGCGTGGAGAGCCCGACCGGCGAGTTCCTCTACCGTCCGGTCGACAACCAGGCGACGATGGGCGCTTACGTCGGCAAGACCGGTCTCGTCGACGGCAAGCCGCGCATGGTCGACTGGCACTACGCGCCGGGCGAGGACTACCTGCCGTCCGAGGCCGACGCGCTGACGCTGCGTCCGGACCGCCAGTAG
- a CDS encoding LysE family translocator, protein MSLEFLAMSLVVVLMPGTGVIYTVAVGLGRGFSASVVAAFGCTLGIVPQILASLVGLAAVLHTSAVAFQVLKFAGALYLLYMAWGVLRSGDMLRVERRETVSAARTIRDAILLNVLNPKLSIFFLAFLPQFVPADSTNPTLAMVPLALTFMAMTFVVFVLYGALAAAARTAVLERPGVMKWLRRVFAGTFAALGLQLALAQR, encoded by the coding sequence GTGAGCCTCGAATTCCTCGCCATGTCGCTCGTCGTCGTGCTGATGCCGGGCACCGGAGTGATCTACACCGTGGCCGTCGGATTGGGCCGGGGCTTTTCCGCCAGCGTCGTCGCGGCGTTCGGGTGCACCCTCGGGATCGTGCCGCAGATTCTGGCGAGCCTCGTCGGCCTCGCCGCCGTCCTCCATACCAGCGCCGTCGCCTTCCAGGTGCTCAAGTTCGCCGGCGCGCTCTACCTCCTCTACATGGCGTGGGGCGTGCTGCGCTCCGGCGACATGCTGCGGGTGGAGCGGCGCGAGACCGTCTCCGCCGCCCGCACCATCCGCGACGCGATCCTCCTCAACGTGCTGAACCCGAAGCTCTCGATCTTCTTCCTTGCCTTCCTGCCGCAGTTCGTGCCGGCGGACAGCACGAACCCGACGCTCGCCATGGTCCCCCTCGCCCTCACCTTCATGGCCATGACCTTCGTCGTCTTCGTCCTCTACGGCGCCCTCGCCGCGGCGGCCCGCACGGCGGTTCTGGAGCGTCCGGGCGTCATGAAGTGGCTGCGGCGGGTGTTCGCGGGGACGTTCGCCGCCCTCGGCCTGCAGCTCGCCCTCGCGCAGCGATAG
- a CDS encoding F0F1 ATP synthase subunit delta, producing MSIDWWTLAFQTINVLILVGLLARFFFRPVAEIVARRKAEIARSLDDARTAREEADRLKVEREARLATVGPERDRLFAAAEAEAEKHRQGLVAAAEAEAAKVREAGEADVARDRAAAERAVAGHASQLAFAIARRLVERIPAEALTLAFLDGLVAQVAALPDDDRRRLAAEDVHLVSAAPLGDAEPAVRAALAGVLGDGVSVSVTVDPALIAGLEIQAASLVVRNSWRADLERIQKEVSSERRHAA from the coding sequence ATGAGCATCGACTGGTGGACGCTGGCGTTTCAGACGATCAACGTCCTCATCCTCGTCGGGCTGCTGGCACGGTTCTTCTTCAGACCGGTGGCGGAGATCGTCGCCAGGCGGAAGGCGGAGATCGCCAGAAGCCTCGATGACGCGAGGACCGCGCGCGAGGAGGCGGACCGGCTGAAGGTCGAGCGCGAGGCGCGGCTCGCCACCGTCGGCCCCGAGCGGGACCGCCTGTTCGCCGCCGCCGAGGCCGAGGCCGAGAAGCACCGTCAGGGCCTCGTCGCCGCGGCGGAGGCGGAGGCGGCGAAGGTGCGGGAGGCCGGCGAGGCCGACGTCGCCCGCGACCGGGCCGCCGCCGAGAGGGCGGTCGCCGGCCACGCGTCGCAGCTCGCCTTCGCCATCGCCCGCCGCCTCGTCGAGCGGATCCCGGCCGAGGCGCTGACGCTCGCCTTCCTCGACGGCCTCGTGGCGCAGGTCGCGGCCCTCCCGGACGACGACCGCCGGCGCCTCGCCGCCGAGGACGTCCATCTCGTCAGCGCGGCGCCGCTCGGCGATGCGGAGCCCGCGGTGCGCGCCGCCCTCGCCGGGGTGCTGGGCGACGGGGTGTCCGTCAGCGTCACCGTCGATCCGGCGCTGATCGCCGGGCTCGAGATCCAGGCCGCGTCGCTGGTGGTGCGCAACTCCTGGCGGGCGGACCTCGAACGCATTCAGAAGGAGGTTTCCAGTGAGCGACGCCACGCAGCTTGA
- a CDS encoding F0F1 ATP synthase subunit gamma produces MADRHAEIQARIANVTQLQAVVTAMRGIAAARAQHGRSLLSAIDAYGRLVGGAIGRAAVGATADETPAASAPPRTALVAFCAEEGFAGAFSEHILDAVAAAAPEALIIVGTRGAAIARERGIEPTHTAVMPSHVDALPALATSLVDMVYEMLAEGEVSRLEVVFGRQVSDSAVAAERISVLPLDTARFRPQKRTEPPLTTLPPAVLVERLAAEYVFAALCATAMHAYVAENDARLRAMAAARNNIEQRLTDLSMTEKALRQEEITSEIIELCAGAEAARS; encoded by the coding sequence GTGGCTGACCGGCACGCGGAGATCCAGGCACGGATCGCCAACGTCACCCAGCTTCAGGCGGTGGTGACGGCGATGCGCGGGATCGCCGCCGCACGCGCCCAGCACGGCCGCTCGCTCCTCTCGGCGATCGACGCCTACGGGCGCCTCGTCGGCGGAGCGATCGGCAGGGCCGCGGTCGGCGCCACGGCGGACGAGACGCCCGCCGCGTCCGCGCCGCCCAGAACAGCGCTCGTCGCCTTCTGTGCCGAGGAAGGGTTCGCGGGCGCATTCAGCGAACACATCCTGGACGCGGTCGCGGCGGCGGCACCCGAGGCGCTCATCATCGTCGGCACCCGGGGGGCGGCGATCGCCCGCGAACGCGGCATCGAGCCGACGCACACCGCCGTCATGCCGAGCCATGTCGACGCGCTCCCGGCGCTCGCCACGAGCCTGGTGGACATGGTCTACGAGATGCTGGCGGAGGGGGAGGTCTCCCGCCTCGAGGTGGTGTTCGGACGGCAGGTCTCCGACAGCGCCGTCGCCGCCGAGCGCATCTCCGTCCTCCCGCTCGACACGGCCCGCTTCCGGCCGCAGAAGCGGACCGAGCCGCCGCTGACCACGCTGCCGCCCGCCGTCCTGGTGGAGCGGCTCGCGGCCGAGTACGTCTTCGCCGCGCTCTGCGCGACGGCGATGCACGCCTACGTCGCCGAAAACGATGCGCGGCTGCGGGCGATGGCCGCCGCCCGCAACAACATCGAGCAGCGCCTCACGGACCTCTCGATGACGGAGAAGGCGCTGCGGCAGGAGGAGATCACCTCCGAGATCATCGAGCTGTGTGCCGGCGCGGAGGCCGCACGGAGCTAG
- a CDS encoding F0F1 ATP synthase subunit C → MNWVEIASIIAAGIAVSAGAIGPALGEGRSVAAAMDAIARQPEAAGTISRTLFVGLAMIETTAIYCLVVALLLLFANPFIG, encoded by the coding sequence ATGAACTGGGTCGAGATCGCCAGCATCATCGCGGCCGGTATCGCGGTCTCCGCCGGAGCGATCGGGCCGGCGCTCGGCGAGGGACGGTCGGTCGCCGCCGCGATGGACGCCATCGCCCGGCAGCCGGAAGCCGCGGGCACCATCTCGCGCACGCTCTTCGTCGGCCTCGCCATGATCGAGACGACGGCGATCTACTGCCTCGTCGTCGCGCTGCTGCTCCTGTTCGCGAACCCGTTCATCGGCTGA
- a CDS encoding F0F1 ATP synthase subunit alpha, which translates to MSDATQLDAWLDTARAKVEAADIGASAEEVGRVESAADGVAFVSGLPGVRLDELVRFERGGVGYVSSLNADTVACVLLDDAAGVLAGDRVTGSGEVVRVPTGPALLGRVVDPLGRPLDGGPPIDGEAQEPVERPAPPIQARDFVTEPVKTGLLVVDAMFALGRGQRELIVGDRAIGKTAVGVDAIINQKNTDIISVYVAVGQKSSTVARVIEAIRRHGAPERTIIVVASPSSALGLQWIAPFAAATMAEHFRDRGQHALIVIDDLTKHAATHREIALITRQPPGREAYPGDVFYVHARLLERAAKLSKEHGGGSLTALPIAELDAGNLSAYIPTNLISITDGQIVLDSALFQAGQKPAVDVGRSVSRVGGKTQAPALRKAASMLRLDYAQFLEIEMFTRFGGVTDAKVKDRIARGRRIRAVLSQDQYAPFRLVDEVAMVLAVQGGVLDPLPVDKVPAFRTGLPAALDRAAGGVVESVEATGTLDDAGRETLLSAMTALVADLTRSTSEPSAAEPAGAADGG; encoded by the coding sequence GTGAGCGACGCCACGCAGCTTGACGCCTGGCTCGACACCGCGCGCGCGAAGGTCGAAGCCGCCGACATCGGCGCCTCCGCCGAGGAGGTGGGCCGGGTGGAATCGGCGGCCGACGGCGTCGCCTTCGTCTCCGGCCTCCCCGGGGTGCGGCTCGACGAGCTGGTACGATTCGAGCGCGGCGGGGTGGGCTACGTCTCCTCCCTCAATGCCGATACCGTCGCCTGCGTGCTTCTCGACGACGCGGCGGGCGTTCTCGCCGGCGACCGGGTCACCGGCAGCGGCGAGGTGGTGCGGGTGCCGACGGGGCCGGCGCTTCTCGGCCGCGTCGTCGACCCGCTCGGCCGGCCGCTCGACGGCGGTCCCCCCATCGACGGCGAGGCGCAGGAGCCGGTGGAGCGTCCCGCGCCGCCCATCCAGGCGCGCGACTTCGTGACGGAGCCGGTAAAGACCGGCCTGCTCGTCGTGGACGCGATGTTCGCCCTGGGGCGGGGCCAGCGGGAGCTGATCGTCGGCGACCGCGCGATCGGCAAGACCGCGGTGGGTGTCGACGCGATCATCAACCAGAAGAACACCGACATCATCTCGGTCTACGTCGCGGTGGGGCAGAAGTCGTCCACGGTCGCGCGCGTGATCGAGGCGATCCGTCGCCATGGCGCGCCGGAGCGCACGATCATCGTCGTCGCCTCGCCGTCGAGCGCGCTGGGGCTGCAGTGGATCGCGCCGTTTGCCGCCGCCACGATGGCAGAGCATTTCCGCGACCGGGGCCAGCACGCGCTGATCGTCATCGACGACCTGACCAAGCACGCCGCCACCCACCGGGAGATCGCGCTCATCACCCGCCAGCCGCCCGGCCGCGAGGCGTACCCCGGCGATGTCTTCTACGTCCACGCGAGGCTCCTGGAGCGGGCGGCGAAACTGTCGAAGGAGCACGGCGGCGGCTCGCTGACGGCGCTGCCCATTGCCGAGCTCGATGCCGGCAACCTGTCGGCCTACATCCCGACCAACCTCATCTCGATCACGGACGGGCAGATCGTTCTCGATTCGGCGCTGTTCCAGGCGGGGCAGAAGCCTGCGGTGGACGTCGGGCGCAGCGTCAGCCGCGTCGGCGGCAAGACGCAGGCGCCGGCGCTCCGCAAGGCCGCCAGCATGCTGCGGCTCGACTACGCGCAGTTCCTCGAGATCGAGATGTTCACCCGCTTCGGCGGTGTCACGGACGCGAAGGTGAAGGACCGTATCGCACGCGGACGGCGCATCCGGGCGGTGCTGTCGCAGGACCAGTACGCGCCGTTCCGCCTGGTGGACGAGGTGGCGATGGTGCTTGCCGTGCAGGGCGGCGTCCTCGACCCGCTCCCGGTCGACAAGGTGCCGGCCTTCCGCACCGGCCTGCCCGCGGCGCTGGACCGGGCGGCGGGCGGCGTGGTCGAGAGCGTCGAGGCCACCGGCACGCTGGACGATGCGGGTCGCGAGACGCTGCTGTCGGCGATGACGGCGCTGGTCGCCGACCTCACGCGGTCGACCTCTGAGCCGAGCGCGGCCGAGCCGGCGGGGGCGGCGGACGGTGGCTGA
- a CDS encoding ABC transporter ATP-binding protein yields MSVLTVTGLTKRFGGLLAVSDVTFALGSGEFLALIGPNGAGKTTCFNMLNGYIRPDSGTVALEGRTITGMPPRAVWRLGVGRTFQITQTFASMTVAENVQMALISHHRRTLSMFARATRLYRAEADALLDRVGMLQHAERGANTLAYGDLKRLELAVALAHRPKVLLMDEPTAGMAPAERTALMALTGEIVASEGVSVLFTEHDMDVVFAHAHRILVLNRGELIAEGTGPEIRANRTVQDVYLGGGTLMSSTPPQPGATP; encoded by the coding sequence ATGAGCGTCCTCACCGTCACCGGCCTCACCAAGCGCTTCGGCGGCCTCCTCGCGGTCTCGGACGTCACCTTCGCGCTCGGCTCCGGCGAGTTCCTGGCGCTGATCGGCCCCAATGGGGCGGGCAAGACGACCTGCTTCAACATGCTGAACGGCTACATCCGCCCCGATTCCGGCACCGTCGCGCTGGAGGGGCGGACCATCACCGGGATGCCGCCGCGCGCGGTCTGGCGGCTCGGCGTCGGCCGCACGTTCCAGATCACGCAGACCTTCGCCTCCATGACGGTCGCCGAGAACGTGCAGATGGCGCTCATCTCGCACCACCGCCGCACCCTCAGCATGTTCGCGCGGGCGACGCGCCTCTACCGCGCCGAAGCCGACGCTCTGCTCGACCGCGTCGGCATGCTCCAGCACGCCGAGCGCGGCGCCAACACGCTCGCCTACGGCGACCTGAAGCGCCTCGAACTCGCCGTCGCCCTCGCCCACCGGCCCAAGGTGCTCCTGATGGACGAGCCCACCGCCGGCATGGCACCGGCCGAGCGCACCGCGCTGATGGCGCTGACGGGCGAGATCGTCGCCTCGGAAGGCGTGAGCGTGCTCTTCACCGAGCACGACATGGACGTCGTCTTCGCCCACGCGCACCGGATCCTCGTGCTCAATCGCGGCGAGTTGATCGCGGAAGGCACCGGACCCGAAATTCGCGCCAACCGGACGGTACAGGACGTGTACCTTGGGGGCGGCACGCTGATGTCCTCCACCCCGCCGCAACCAGGAGCCACGCCGTGA
- a CDS encoding GlcG/HbpS family heme-binding protein, which produces MTVLTLELATRMIAAGFAHARTEGLRPMAMVVLDTGGAPIAFQREDGAAPGRYNLAHGKAYGTAMLQLPGRAQAALSERFPVLMGAANGVFGGAFVPVPGGVLVRDADGAVLGSVGVSGGMPEDDASVAIAGIEAVSLTAEA; this is translated from the coding sequence ATGACGGTTCTCACACTCGAGCTCGCGACGCGGATGATCGCCGCGGGCTTCGCGCACGCCCGCACCGAGGGGCTCCGGCCGATGGCCATGGTCGTCCTCGACACCGGCGGCGCGCCGATCGCCTTCCAGCGGGAGGACGGCGCCGCGCCCGGCCGCTACAACCTCGCCCACGGCAAGGCCTACGGTACCGCCATGCTTCAGCTCCCGGGCCGAGCGCAGGCGGCGCTCTCGGAGCGCTTCCCCGTCCTCATGGGCGCTGCCAACGGCGTCTTCGGCGGGGCATTCGTCCCGGTGCCGGGCGGCGTCCTCGTGCGCGACGCGGACGGCGCGGTGCTCGGATCGGTCGGCGTCTCGGGCGGCATGCCCGAGGACGATGCCTCCGTCGCCATCGCCGGCATCGAGGCGGTAAGCCTCACGGCGGAGGCCTGA
- a CDS encoding ABC transporter ATP-binding protein, which yields MLDLEAVNTFYGGAHILHDVTFGVGPHEVVALLGRNGAGKSTTIRSVMGLTRPRSGTVRFDGTNITGWPPYRACRLGLGFVPEDRRVFRELSVMENLEVGRRPPRDDAPTWTADALFTLFPNLAERRTTAAGRLSGGEQQMLTIARTLVGNPRLILLDEPSEGISPLIVEQMAKVILEMKSSGLAVLLSEQNLHFARLVADRAVIIEKGAVRFDGAFAALDAEPDIARETLAV from the coding sequence ATGCTCGATCTCGAAGCCGTCAACACGTTCTACGGCGGCGCGCACATCCTGCACGACGTGACGTTCGGTGTCGGCCCGCATGAGGTGGTGGCTCTGCTCGGCCGCAACGGGGCGGGCAAGTCCACCACCATCCGCTCCGTCATGGGGCTGACGCGCCCGCGCTCCGGCACCGTGCGCTTCGACGGCACGAACATCACCGGCTGGCCGCCATACCGCGCCTGCCGCCTCGGCCTCGGCTTCGTGCCGGAGGACCGGCGCGTGTTCCGCGAGCTCTCGGTGATGGAGAACCTCGAGGTCGGCCGGCGCCCGCCGCGCGACGATGCCCCGACGTGGACCGCCGACGCCCTCTTCACGCTGTTTCCGAACCTTGCCGAGCGGCGGACCACGGCCGCCGGACGTCTCTCCGGCGGCGAGCAGCAGATGCTCACGATCGCGCGCACCCTCGTCGGCAACCCGCGCCTCATCCTGCTGGACGAGCCGTCGGAGGGGATCTCGCCGCTCATCGTCGAGCAGATGGCGAAGGTCATTCTCGAGATGAAGTCGAGCGGGCTCGCCGTTCTCCTTTCGGAACAGAACCTTCATTTCGCCCGGCTGGTTGCCGATCGCGCCGTCATCATCGAAAAGGGTGCGGTGCGCTTCGACGGCGCGTTCGCCGCGCTCGACGCCGAGCCGGACATTGCACGCGAGACCCTGGCCGTATGA
- a CDS encoding MarR family winged helix-turn-helix transcriptional regulator — translation MTNDRPYVLDDQIGYLMRLATQRHTSIFQDRMDEGLTPTQFSLMTRLAEVGPSSQNHLGRLAALDVATVKGVVDRLAAKGLVVVAPDPSDGRLRIVSLSSRGAALLPQLQARGHEITEETMKPLTARERETIVRLLRKLA, via the coding sequence ATGACGAACGACAGGCCGTACGTTCTGGACGACCAGATCGGCTATCTGATGCGCCTCGCCACGCAGCGACACACCTCGATCTTTCAGGACAGGATGGACGAGGGGCTGACGCCGACGCAGTTCAGCCTGATGACCCGCCTCGCCGAGGTGGGCCCCAGCTCGCAGAACCATCTCGGCCGCCTCGCCGCGCTCGACGTGGCGACCGTGAAGGGCGTGGTGGACCGCCTCGCCGCCAAGGGCCTCGTCGTCGTCGCGCCGGACCCGTCGGACGGGCGGCTCCGGATCGTCTCGCTGTCCAGCCGGGGCGCGGCGCTGCTGCCGCAGCTCCAGGCCCGCGGCCACGAGATCACCGAGGAGACGATGAAGCCGCTGACCGCGCGCGAGCGGGAGACCATCGTCCGCCTCCTGCGCAAGCTCGCCTGA